In Acaryochloris marina S15, a single genomic region encodes these proteins:
- a CDS encoding YebC/PmpR family DNA-binding transcriptional regulator produces MAGHSKWANIKRQKARVDAKKGKVFARLSRAIIVAARHGSADPNGNFQLRSAIDKAKAAGIPNENIDRAIAKGSGQLDAEGDQWEEIRYEGYGMGGVALLIEAMTDNRNRTAADLRAAFNKYGGNLGETGCVGWMFHQQGVISVLGPVDEDQLLEFLVEAGADSYEFVEEDDQAIAEVSTEVTVLEIVTEALKAQEFQVLDAEIRWIGETSVAIADPDQAKSLIRLMDALEDLDDVQSVTANVEFMDEALSGL; encoded by the coding sequence ATGGCAGGACATAGTAAATGGGCAAACATTAAGCGGCAAAAAGCGAGGGTGGATGCCAAGAAAGGAAAAGTGTTTGCCCGTCTCTCTAGAGCCATTATTGTGGCAGCCCGCCATGGCTCTGCTGACCCGAACGGTAATTTTCAGTTGCGGTCTGCCATTGATAAAGCCAAGGCAGCCGGTATTCCAAATGAAAATATTGACCGGGCTATTGCCAAGGGCTCAGGACAACTCGATGCAGAAGGAGACCAGTGGGAAGAAATTCGCTACGAAGGGTATGGCATGGGTGGTGTTGCCCTCTTGATTGAAGCCATGACTGATAATCGCAATCGGACTGCGGCTGATTTGCGAGCAGCGTTTAATAAGTATGGCGGTAACTTGGGGGAGACGGGCTGTGTCGGCTGGATGTTTCATCAACAGGGCGTTATTTCAGTCCTCGGGCCTGTCGATGAAGATCAACTTCTAGAATTCCTAGTGGAAGCAGGTGCAGATTCTTATGAGTTTGTGGAAGAAGATGATCAAGCGATTGCTGAAGTGAGCACAGAGGTGACGGTATTAGAAATCGTGACTGAAGCGCTGAAAGCCCAAGAATTCCAGGTTCTAGATGCTGAAATACGCTGGATTGGGGAAACGTCAGTTGCGATCGCAGATCCCGATCAAGCCAAATCTCTTATTCGTCTGATGGACGCCTTAGAAGATCTGGACGATGTGCAGTCCGTCACGGCCAACGTTGAATTTATGGATGAAGCCTTATCGGGCCTGTAA
- a CDS encoding HpsJ family protein, producing MTQPKLDRLWRAYATQSRSITLIRWLGYGLLLLALLDLGAILIPINLMNPVWEFRSIGAIVERIPVPLIGFVMVFWGEQEYRRPGEKIILKALTWLTLALTLLLVAMIPLCFVNSMRIHNLKVEEINTFKVQRLALVQQLEKKLDQTNSVDEFQGLLSRALNNRPSVALNANQSLPDIKAQIPSLLSPARAAIDRQAKEALKQARNEQPGLLKRTIKWSLGALIGAVVGLRIWQSTRWARKKSYL from the coding sequence ATGACTCAACCTAAACTGGATCGCCTTTGGCGGGCCTATGCCACTCAATCTCGTTCCATCACTTTGATTCGCTGGCTAGGCTATGGCTTACTTCTATTAGCCCTGCTGGATTTGGGGGCGATTCTCATCCCCATTAATTTGATGAATCCTGTTTGGGAATTTCGCAGTATTGGGGCCATTGTAGAACGTATTCCTGTCCCTCTCATTGGCTTTGTTATGGTGTTTTGGGGAGAGCAAGAGTATCGTCGTCCTGGCGAAAAAATCATTCTCAAAGCCTTAACCTGGCTCACCTTAGCTCTAACGCTTCTTTTAGTGGCCATGATTCCTTTGTGTTTTGTAAATTCTATGCGGATACACAATTTAAAGGTAGAAGAAATTAATACCTTTAAGGTGCAACGTTTGGCCTTGGTTCAGCAGTTAGAAAAAAAGCTAGATCAGACTAATTCTGTAGATGAATTTCAGGGTCTTCTCAGTCGGGCACTCAATAATCGTCCTTCTGTAGCGTTAAATGCTAATCAGTCCCTCCCTGATATCAAGGCTCAAATTCCTAGCTTGTTATCCCCCGCCCGTGCTGCCATTGACCGTCAAGCTAAAGAGGCGCTTAAACAAGCTCGAAATGAGCAGCCTGGATTGTTGAAGCGGACGATAAAATGGTCATTAGGGGCTTTAATCGGTGCTGTCGTTGGTCTCCGAATTTGGCAAAGTACTCGCTGGGCTCGTAAAAAGTCCTATTTGTAA
- the ftsE gene encoding cell division ATP-binding protein FtsE yields the protein MTQATFSTSTMSSTFKRLKAQVDTPANAHYTVQLKNVCKVYAQTRFSLLDINLTLKQGDFLFVTGASGAGKTTLMKLIYGAEQADRGEVRVAGTNVGLLKGNRLSHLRRKLGVVFQDYKLIPRWTVAENVAFVLRSQGVPKAEIDRRLYPTLKLVGLQQRADCFPSQLSGGEQQRASIARAIVGSPKLLLADEPTGNLDQDNALQVLGILKKLNSLGITVVVTTHDMGLIQAVKAPVAQLDQGRLQVVPADQVI from the coding sequence ATGACCCAAGCGACCTTTTCCACCTCTACCATGTCTTCGACTTTTAAGCGATTGAAAGCCCAAGTGGACACTCCGGCCAATGCCCATTACACCGTGCAGCTAAAAAACGTTTGCAAGGTATATGCCCAGACGCGGTTTAGTTTATTGGACATAAATTTAACTCTAAAGCAGGGAGATTTTCTGTTTGTAACTGGAGCCTCAGGTGCGGGCAAGACCACGCTCATGAAGCTTATTTATGGGGCTGAGCAAGCAGATCGCGGCGAAGTTAGAGTCGCTGGCACGAATGTTGGCTTACTGAAGGGGAATCGACTGTCCCACCTGCGTCGGAAGTTAGGGGTAGTGTTTCAAGACTATAAGTTGATCCCTCGCTGGACGGTGGCTGAGAATGTGGCATTTGTGTTGCGATCTCAAGGCGTTCCCAAAGCCGAAATAGACCGCCGCTTATATCCCACCTTAAAACTCGTAGGCCTGCAACAACGGGCCGACTGCTTCCCTAGTCAGCTATCTGGGGGCGAACAGCAGCGGGCCAGTATTGCCCGAGCCATTGTTGGTTCTCCCAAATTGCTCTTGGCCGATGAGCCCACCGGTAATTTAGATCAAGACAATGCCTTACAAGTCTTAGGGATTCTCAAAAAACTGAATAGCCTTGGCATTACAGTGGTAGTAACAACCCACGATATGGGACTGATTCAAGCGGTGAAAGCTCCCGTTGCTCAGCTCGATCAGGGGCGTTTACAGGTGGTACCCGCAGATCAGGTAATCTAA
- a CDS encoding WecB/TagA/CpsF family glycosyltransferase: protein MQLTSEQPQSLPILGLAVDILPDYTQWLAAQIAQNEGRHVVTLNAEMTMQARENPELAQIIQEAGLVIPDGAGVVMHFRLRGRKIDRCPGIEMAEALLQASEQNNWSFFFYGGAPGVTEQAAQKWQQQQPTINIAGTQNGYISGEELDDFCQTLKQLQPQVIFVGLGVPRQEFWIAEHRHLCPHAIWVGVGGSFDIWAETKTRAPKWLCDNNLEWVYRLYQEPWRWRRMLALPQFAWCSLMDTLSK, encoded by the coding sequence ATGCAGCTAACTTCTGAGCAACCCCAATCTTTGCCCATATTGGGATTAGCAGTCGATATTCTGCCCGACTATACCCAATGGTTGGCAGCTCAGATTGCTCAGAACGAGGGACGCCATGTCGTCACCTTAAATGCAGAAATGACCATGCAGGCTCGGGAAAATCCTGAGTTAGCTCAGATTATCCAAGAGGCAGGTCTTGTAATCCCTGATGGGGCTGGGGTTGTCATGCATTTCCGCCTGCGTGGGCGCAAGATTGATCGTTGCCCTGGGATTGAAATGGCTGAGGCCCTTTTACAAGCTAGTGAACAGAACAATTGGTCCTTTTTCTTTTATGGCGGCGCGCCCGGTGTAACGGAGCAGGCAGCTCAAAAATGGCAGCAACAGCAGCCCACCATCAATATTGCAGGAACACAGAATGGTTACATTTCTGGCGAAGAACTAGACGATTTTTGCCAGACGCTCAAGCAACTGCAACCTCAAGTTATTTTTGTAGGTTTGGGAGTTCCCAGACAAGAATTCTGGATAGCAGAGCATCGCCATTTATGTCCCCATGCCATTTGGGTGGGGGTTGGTGGCAGCTTTGATATCTGGGCAGAAACGAAAACCCGCGCACCGAAATGGCTCTGTGACAACAACCTGGAATGGGTCTATCGCCTATATCAGGAACCTTGGCGCTGGCGGCGAATGCTAGCGTTACCACAGTTTGCTTGGTGCTCTTTAATGGATACCCTAAGTAAATAG
- a CDS encoding ABC transporter permease yields MRSHPFQVPEQLKVVATKLTYLLQETGRGLKRGGWMNWAAISTVTVLLFLLGISLQTSWQVSGLLNNLGSRFEVAVYLKPEATGAQLKSSISQFPDVSSIEVIPKDQAWKELLADLGTTDIAGATEGLGENPLVDALKVQAKSAIAVPTLAKKIARLRGVETVQYLDEALKNLTQLNRGFSQISLGVVALLTLTAIAVITTTIRLIVVARNQEIEVMKLVGATTSWIYFPFVLQGITFGLVGAVIAWIFIVVTRQLMRTAFAQQPTFLQTLGEGLQLTPWQVVVLPLILLGFGSVVGIIGSLFAVRRFASK; encoded by the coding sequence ATGCGTTCTCATCCGTTCCAAGTTCCTGAACAACTCAAGGTGGTGGCAACAAAGCTCACCTATTTGTTGCAAGAAACCGGACGAGGACTCAAACGGGGCGGCTGGATGAATTGGGCTGCGATCAGTACCGTTACAGTCTTGCTGTTCCTACTCGGCATCAGCTTACAAACCTCTTGGCAGGTCAGTGGCTTACTCAATAATTTAGGATCTCGATTTGAAGTTGCGGTTTATCTGAAGCCAGAGGCAACTGGAGCACAACTCAAATCCTCCATTTCTCAATTTCCCGATGTCTCCAGTATTGAAGTCATTCCCAAAGATCAGGCTTGGAAAGAATTACTGGCTGATCTGGGCACCACAGATATCGCCGGGGCAACTGAAGGACTAGGAGAGAATCCCCTAGTCGATGCCCTCAAGGTACAGGCCAAATCTGCAATCGCTGTCCCTACATTGGCTAAAAAGATTGCTCGCCTACGGGGGGTGGAAACCGTTCAGTATTTGGATGAAGCCCTGAAAAACCTCACACAACTGAATCGGGGGTTTAGTCAAATCAGTTTAGGGGTCGTGGCTTTGCTGACTTTGACAGCAATCGCCGTCATCACCACGACGATTCGACTGATTGTGGTCGCTCGCAACCAAGAAATTGAAGTCATGAAATTGGTAGGGGCAACCACCAGCTGGATCTATTTCCCTTTTGTGTTGCAGGGGATCACCTTTGGGTTAGTGGGCGCTGTCATTGCCTGGATATTTATTGTTGTCACCCGACAGCTGATGCGAACTGCCTTTGCACAGCAGCCTACTTTTTTACAAACCTTGGGAGAAGGGTTACAGCTTACCCCTTGGCAAGTCGTTGTGTTGCCACTCATTTTGTTAGGATTTGGCAGTGTTGTCGGGATTATCGGCAGTTTATTTGCAGTTCGCCGATTTGCCAGTAAGTAA